A single Leptospira barantonii DNA region contains:
- a CDS encoding cytochrome-c peroxidase — MIRSERKYIPFLCWILFALVSCAPKSGSSSDVLFSFLLLDRKTVDDRLRSLLDANGVKPLAPLETVSPSMLKLGEALFFDKILSGNKNISCATCHGPALVAGDTLVLSIGEGGNGSGQNRSLGAGNFIHRNSIELHNRGAASWKNFFWDGRIEINENGSFVSSETALPFGLKNLLSAQAMFPVLSRTEMRGQNGSNGIANLPDSNSQAIWDALVARLTAVPAYVILFQNAYPSVNTVDLKFQHCANAISDFTAHLWNTTDSKNWSLSPWNRYLDGDDSALNDKAKDGAFLFYGKAGCADCHSGSLMTDQKFHNLAVPQFGPGFGTSAPLDLGRSGVTGNVSQEFAFRTPPLREVSYTSPYFHNGAYVSLKDAVVHHLKPSASLLNYDVNRIPFSLRSTYVSDVATQNRILQTLDPLLKRNLSLTEKEIDQILEFLNALSSPTTLTLGNRIPSTVPSGLPVAD, encoded by the coding sequence ATGATCCGATCCGAACGAAAGTACATTCCGTTTTTATGTTGGATTTTGTTTGCTCTCGTTTCGTGCGCGCCGAAGTCCGGATCTTCCTCGGATGTATTGTTTTCGTTTTTGCTTTTGGATCGAAAAACCGTAGACGATCGACTTCGATCTCTGTTGGACGCAAACGGAGTAAAACCGCTTGCTCCGCTCGAAACGGTTTCGCCTTCGATGTTGAAGTTGGGAGAGGCGCTTTTTTTCGATAAGATTCTTTCGGGTAACAAAAACATTTCCTGCGCGACTTGTCACGGGCCGGCGTTGGTTGCGGGTGACACTTTGGTTCTTTCCATCGGAGAAGGAGGAAACGGCTCCGGACAAAATCGAAGTTTAGGCGCCGGGAATTTTATACATAGGAATTCGATCGAACTTCACAATCGAGGCGCGGCGAGTTGGAAAAATTTTTTCTGGGACGGGAGAATCGAGATCAACGAAAACGGAAGTTTTGTTTCTTCCGAAACCGCTTTGCCTTTCGGACTCAAGAATTTATTGTCCGCTCAGGCGATGTTCCCCGTTCTATCGAGAACGGAAATGCGGGGTCAAAACGGAAGTAACGGAATCGCCAATCTTCCCGATTCGAATTCGCAGGCGATCTGGGACGCGTTAGTCGCTCGTTTAACCGCGGTACCCGCTTACGTAATTCTTTTTCAAAACGCTTATCCTTCCGTGAACACGGTCGATCTAAAATTTCAACATTGTGCGAATGCGATCTCCGATTTTACGGCGCATCTTTGGAACACAACGGATTCTAAGAATTGGAGTTTGTCTCCTTGGAATCGATATTTGGACGGAGACGACAGCGCTCTCAACGATAAGGCGAAGGACGGAGCTTTTTTATTTTACGGGAAAGCGGGTTGCGCGGATTGTCATTCCGGTTCTTTGATGACGGATCAAAAATTTCACAACCTCGCCGTTCCTCAATTCGGTCCGGGTTTCGGAACCTCGGCGCCGTTGGATCTCGGACGATCCGGCGTAACCGGAAACGTTTCGCAGGAGTTCGCTTTCAGAACTCCGCCTCTCCGAGAAGTATCCTATACGAGTCCGTATTTTCACAACGGAGCCTATGTTTCTTTGAAAGACGCGGTCGTTCATCATCTCAAACCTTCCGCATCTTTATTGAATTACGACGTGAATCGAATTCCTTTTTCGTTGAGAAGCACGTATGTTTCCGATGTGGCGACTCAGAATCGAATTCTACAAACCTTGGATCCTTTGTTAAAAAGAAATTTATCTCTCACCGAAAAGGAAATCGATCAAATATTAGAATTTTTGAATGCACTATCCTCGCCGACAACCTTGACGTTGGGAAACCGGATTCCGTCGACGGTTCCCAGCGGACTTCCGGTCGCCGATTGA
- a CDS encoding molybdopterin-dependent oxidoreductase: MFSLIRKTAILLKTSLIGIVLTIQPLLFHCAPHAGDDYSSALAVALVSQNSSYSTSFSLEGPDNGGNADLTVAPYFESGLFTVTSLQDDSKFPLKIVLSNVAIQDKNGTVIETANSFKGVLLRDVINRGAKFKPFDKGKDGRATVIVLEGNDGYKAIVSYTELMRTEVGANMIVAYEKNGALLDASSGSMAVVSKSDTNRGMRYVKFLKRIRVINDWLTQSGTGTTSSFSVTGDVSVPKNFTLADLQNPALFTNRDFSAIGPISNSKHYILGKGVLLSEVIAKAGLAHPDQPQKYYVILEATDKYRITHSYAELINTKIGPGIGSLTSPGVVVISEFKKGLGGNYYNPPASTGDYTSCTGTGNVCDGDYTATISSEDTAAYGGDVSAGINLGPRKMSWLNSIVLKYVE, encoded by the coding sequence ATGTTCTCTTTGATTCGAAAAACCGCCATTCTTTTGAAAACGTCTCTCATCGGAATCGTTCTTACGATTCAACCCTTGTTGTTCCACTGCGCTCCGCATGCAGGAGACGATTATTCTTCGGCACTTGCGGTCGCACTCGTATCTCAAAATTCTTCTTATAGCACGTCCTTCTCTTTGGAAGGACCGGATAACGGCGGTAATGCGGACTTGACGGTCGCTCCGTATTTTGAGTCGGGCTTATTCACCGTAACTTCCTTGCAGGACGATTCCAAGTTTCCTTTAAAGATCGTCTTATCAAACGTCGCCATTCAAGATAAGAATGGAACCGTGATCGAAACTGCGAACAGTTTTAAGGGAGTTTTGTTAAGAGACGTGATCAATCGTGGCGCCAAGTTCAAACCTTTCGATAAGGGAAAGGACGGAAGAGCGACCGTGATCGTTCTCGAAGGGAACGACGGTTATAAGGCGATCGTTTCCTATACGGAGTTGATGAGAACCGAAGTGGGCGCGAACATGATCGTCGCTTATGAAAAGAACGGCGCGCTTTTGGATGCAAGCTCCGGTAGTATGGCGGTCGTTTCGAAATCGGATACGAACCGAGGAATGCGTTACGTAAAATTCTTAAAAAGAATCAGAGTCATCAACGATTGGTTGACTCAAAGCGGAACGGGGACCACTTCCTCATTCAGCGTTACGGGAGACGTTTCCGTTCCGAAAAACTTCACTCTTGCGGATCTACAAAACCCAGCGTTGTTTACAAACAGAGACTTCAGCGCGATCGGACCGATCTCGAACAGCAAACATTATATATTAGGAAAAGGTGTTTTGTTAAGCGAAGTGATCGCCAAAGCGGGACTCGCGCATCCCGACCAACCTCAAAAATACTACGTGATCCTCGAAGCGACGGATAAATATCGGATTACACATTCTTACGCGGAGTTGATCAATACAAAAATCGGTCCGGGAATCGGTTCGCTGACTTCTCCCGGAGTTGTAGTCATTTCCGAATTCAAAAAGGGTCTCGGCGGAAACTATTACAACCCTCCCGCTTCGACGGGCGATTACACTTCCTGCACGGGAACGGGTAACGTTTGCGACGGAGATTATACGGCCACAATTTCCAGCGAGGACACGGCCGCATACGGAGGCGACGTTTCCGCGGGCATCAACCTCGGTCCTCGGAAGATGAGCTGGTTGAATTCGATCGTTTTAAAATACGTGGAATGA
- a CDS encoding TOBE domain-containing protein: protein MKNNLQLEGNLWLKYNKASNLGKEKIDLLRAIDKCGSLSKAAKEVGISYKTAWDSIDLINNLHKEILVEKSVGGVSGGGAKLTSKAKDIIRLFEIVDEEHNKFINRLGERMDNPLELLNFLSRIAMKTSARNQFYGKIKTVSKGAVNSQIVITLKGDQEIVSTITNRSVEDLGLKVGSPVYALIKASFVLLAVDSSLRTSSENLLSGKVFSISKGAVNDEIIVELNGGNKLTSVITSQATERLNLKEGEPVYAFFNASSVILAVE from the coding sequence ATGAAGAATAATCTCCAGTTGGAAGGAAATCTTTGGCTGAAATACAATAAGGCCAGCAATTTGGGAAAGGAAAAGATCGATCTACTTCGCGCGATCGATAAATGCGGCTCCTTATCCAAAGCGGCAAAGGAAGTCGGAATCAGTTATAAAACCGCGTGGGATTCCATCGACTTAATCAATAACTTGCATAAGGAGATTCTTGTCGAAAAGAGCGTCGGCGGCGTAAGCGGAGGCGGGGCAAAGCTGACTTCCAAAGCGAAGGATATCATTCGACTTTTTGAGATCGTAGACGAAGAACATAATAAATTTATAAATCGTTTGGGCGAAAGGATGGACAATCCGCTCGAGCTGTTGAATTTTTTAAGTAGGATCGCGATGAAAACGAGCGCAAGAAATCAATTTTACGGAAAGATCAAAACCGTCTCCAAGGGCGCGGTGAATTCTCAAATCGTAATCACTCTCAAAGGGGATCAGGAAATCGTTTCGACGATCACCAATCGAAGCGTTGAGGACTTGGGTCTTAAAGTCGGAAGTCCGGTGTACGCATTGATCAAGGCTTCTTTCGTTTTACTTGCGGTCGATTCTTCCCTTCGTACGAGTTCGGAAAATCTTCTTTCGGGAAAAGTTTTTTCCATTTCGAAAGGTGCGGTCAACGACGAGATCATCGTGGAGTTGAACGGCGGAAATAAATTGACTTCGGTGATCACGAGTCAGGCGACCGAACGTTTGAACTTAAAAGAAGGGGAACCCGTTTACGCTTTTTTCAACGCTTCTTCCGTGATCTTGGCCGTGGAATAA
- the eat gene encoding ethanolamine permease, protein MSSSLQKVLGPFHLWGISVGLVISGDYFGWNLGWAHANFWEFLAAVTLIAIFYSCFSLCFTELAVSIPHAGGPSAYAHVALGPLGGLAAGFFTLTEFVLAPPAIASALGGYFHFLIPSIGAEIASNVFFILLIGINLLGIKQTARFELFVTLTAVFGLLFYFGFIFPHFDTAKLTGDFTFNFWNLFPALPYAIWFFLAVEGVAMAAEEVKDPSKDIPLGYLSGIGTLVLLAFGVLFGTAGVVSTGEVSKLDYPLSFTLGNLYGSSSWTVLLFTFIGLFGLIASLLGIILGYSRQIYALAKEGFLPRILSGLNSKTKAPSLAILAGGVVGLVSLQFGNTGELITLSAFGACGMYCISMISFFVLRIKNPNQKKPYQVPFYPALPILAIVLGFVCFITLAIYNTFLFLILGGGLVFSFLVYWGNNGFDLKRVPHSSLSPDREEGSLSRGDTDF, encoded by the coding sequence ATGTCTTCTTCTTTACAAAAGGTTCTCGGGCCGTTTCATCTCTGGGGAATTTCGGTCGGGCTCGTAATTTCAGGCGATTACTTTGGTTGGAATCTCGGTTGGGCGCACGCGAACTTTTGGGAATTTTTGGCCGCGGTGACTTTGATCGCGATTTTTTATTCCTGTTTTTCGCTTTGTTTTACGGAACTTGCGGTTTCGATTCCGCACGCGGGTGGGCCGTCCGCTTATGCGCATGTCGCCTTGGGACCGTTAGGCGGACTGGCCGCGGGATTTTTTACGCTTACCGAATTCGTTCTTGCGCCGCCCGCAATCGCTTCCGCGCTCGGAGGATACTTTCATTTTTTGATTCCTTCGATCGGAGCCGAAATAGCGTCTAACGTGTTTTTTATCCTTCTGATCGGGATCAATCTATTAGGAATCAAACAAACCGCGAGATTCGAACTGTTCGTAACACTCACCGCGGTTTTTGGTCTTCTTTTTTATTTCGGATTCATCTTTCCGCATTTCGATACCGCTAAACTTACCGGCGATTTCACATTCAATTTTTGGAATTTGTTTCCGGCCCTTCCTTATGCGATTTGGTTTTTTCTAGCGGTGGAAGGAGTGGCTATGGCCGCCGAAGAAGTAAAAGATCCCTCCAAGGACATTCCTCTCGGTTATCTTTCGGGAATCGGCACCTTGGTTCTTTTGGCGTTCGGAGTATTGTTCGGAACTGCGGGAGTCGTTTCCACGGGAGAAGTTTCCAAATTGGATTACCCTCTTTCGTTTACATTAGGAAATCTTTATGGATCTTCTTCTTGGACCGTTCTTCTTTTCACCTTTATCGGTTTGTTCGGTTTGATCGCCTCGTTGCTCGGAATCATTCTCGGGTATTCGAGACAGATCTACGCGCTGGCCAAAGAAGGTTTTTTACCGAGAATTCTTTCCGGTCTGAATTCGAAAACGAAGGCTCCGAGTCTTGCGATTCTCGCGGGCGGAGTCGTCGGGCTCGTTTCCCTTCAGTTCGGAAACACGGGAGAACTCATCACGTTGTCCGCGTTCGGCGCCTGCGGAATGTATTGTATCAGTATGATTTCTTTTTTTGTGCTGAGAATCAAAAACCCGAACCAGAAAAAGCCGTATCAGGTTCCTTTTTATCCCGCTCTTCCGATCTTGGCGATCGTCCTCGGATTTGTCTGTTTCATCACATTAGCGATTTATAATACTTTTCTATTCTTAATTTTGGGCGGAGGACTTGTTTTTTCGTTTTTGGTTTATTGGGGCAATAACGGATTCGATCTCAAAAGGGTTCCCCATTCTTCCCTTTCCCCCGATCGGGAAGAAGGTTCCTTGTCCAGAGGGGATACCGATTTTTAA
- a CDS encoding motility protein A: MNPTLVGLSVAFLSVLIAILLEGAHFLSFLKISALLLIIGGTAGATFASFSLEQIKDLILNLQTAVFPRRKLPLGELFLDFAERARKNGLLSLEDNLKSIQDPFLQRGIQLIVDGTDPRAVEEILFESAIAMEDKEANSAKILETAGGFSPTVGIIGTVMGLVGVLENLGAGTRALGEGIATAFIATFYGIAFANLLFFPLANRIKSWSKEQSDRRQAIIRGVIALQSGDNRRILMERMTPFIGG, from the coding sequence ATGAATCCTACTCTCGTTGGCCTTTCCGTTGCATTCTTGTCCGTCCTGATAGCGATTCTTTTGGAAGGAGCGCATTTCCTTTCCTTCTTAAAAATTTCGGCGCTTCTTTTAATCATCGGAGGAACCGCAGGCGCGACCTTCGCCAGCTTTTCGTTGGAACAAATCAAGGACCTCATTCTCAACCTTCAAACCGCCGTTTTTCCAAGAAGAAAGCTTCCACTCGGAGAACTCTTTTTGGATTTCGCGGAACGCGCTCGTAAGAACGGACTTCTTTCTCTCGAAGACAATCTCAAGTCGATCCAAGATCCGTTTTTACAAAGAGGAATTCAACTCATCGTAGACGGAACCGATCCGAGAGCCGTGGAAGAAATTCTTTTTGAATCCGCGATCGCGATGGAAGACAAGGAAGCAAACTCCGCGAAAATTTTAGAAACCGCAGGAGGTTTTTCTCCAACGGTGGGAATCATCGGAACCGTAATGGGTCTTGTCGGAGTTCTCGAAAACTTAGGAGCCGGAACGCGCGCGTTGGGAGAAGGAATCGCAACCGCATTTATCGCGACCTTTTACGGAATCGCATTCGCGAACCTTCTATTCTTCCCTCTTGCGAACAGAATCAAGTCCTGGTCCAAAGAACAATCCGATCGTAGACAAGCCATCATCCGAGGTGTGATCGCACTTCAAAGCGGAGACAACCGTCGTATACTTATGGAAAGAATGACTCCGTTTATCGGCGGTTGA
- a CDS encoding cellulose synthase family protein — translation MLTVVTVLFLAIYGIDIVALFFFGIHTYVMVYLYKKNHAYCESEPDKILDVNDPNLPVVTVQLPIFNEFYVVDRLLETTVALKYPKDKLEIQLLDDSTDETVEKSRNLIAHYKSLGFDIHHLHRSGAARTGYKAGALEAGMKVARGQYIAIFDADFMPDPDFLIKTVPYFEDSNIGMVQVRWGHVNADYNVLTKAQSFGIDGHFMIEQVARNGSHLWMNFNGTAGIWRKDCITDSGGWEHDTLTEDFDLSYRAEMKGWKFRYFKDIECKAEIPAMISAYKSQQFRWCKGSIQTAVKLLPRILRADLPWRIKSEAIVHLINYSVHPLMVINILFSAPLLLMDYWSGFSFYDLPIEILMGTAAILSVGSVGPMIFYAYSQKTLHKDWKRRMVYLPILIMIGTGIAIVNTRAWLEAILGIQSSFKRTPKLKIEKSTDVLKERLKYTVPLDFHVVLEFLMGIYCLGTVVLSFMLGKPQIVGFLAIYALGFFYVGYLSLKEALWKLGASKEESTEELPAQA, via the coding sequence ATGCTGACCGTCGTAACTGTACTGTTTCTAGCCATTTATGGGATCGACATCGTCGCTCTCTTTTTCTTCGGGATTCATACCTACGTAATGGTATATCTCTACAAAAAGAACCATGCATACTGCGAATCTGAACCTGATAAGATTCTCGACGTCAACGATCCGAACCTTCCGGTCGTAACCGTTCAGCTCCCGATTTTCAACGAATTCTACGTTGTGGATCGTTTGTTAGAAACCACTGTCGCACTTAAATATCCTAAAGATAAACTTGAGATCCAGCTTTTGGACGATTCTACGGACGAAACGGTCGAAAAGTCCAGAAACCTAATCGCTCACTACAAATCTCTCGGTTTCGACATTCATCACTTACACAGATCCGGGGCGGCACGCACCGGTTATAAGGCCGGAGCTCTGGAAGCGGGAATGAAAGTGGCACGCGGTCAGTACATCGCCATTTTCGACGCGGACTTCATGCCGGATCCCGACTTCTTAATCAAAACCGTTCCTTATTTCGAAGATTCTAATATTGGAATGGTTCAGGTTCGTTGGGGACACGTAAACGCGGACTACAACGTTCTTACAAAAGCGCAATCTTTCGGAATCGACGGTCACTTTATGATCGAGCAGGTTGCGAGAAACGGTTCCCATCTTTGGATGAATTTCAACGGAACCGCGGGAATCTGGAGAAAGGATTGTATCACCGACTCCGGCGGATGGGAGCACGACACTCTTACCGAAGACTTCGACCTTTCTTACCGCGCAGAGATGAAAGGCTGGAAATTCCGTTATTTTAAAGATATTGAATGTAAGGCTGAGATCCCTGCGATGATTTCCGCTTACAAATCCCAACAGTTCCGTTGGTGTAAGGGATCGATCCAAACCGCGGTTAAATTGCTTCCGAGAATTCTCCGTGCGGATCTTCCTTGGAGAATCAAGTCCGAAGCCATCGTTCACTTGATCAATTATTCGGTTCACCCTTTGATGGTGATCAATATTCTTTTCAGCGCCCCGTTGTTGCTGATGGACTACTGGTCCGGATTCAGCTTCTACGATCTTCCGATCGAGATTCTGATGGGAACTGCGGCGATTCTTTCCGTAGGATCCGTTGGTCCGATGATTTTCTACGCGTATTCTCAGAAAACCCTTCATAAAGATTGGAAGAGAAGAATGGTTTATCTGCCGATTCTCATCATGATCGGAACCGGAATCGCGATCGTAAACACAAGAGCTTGGCTCGAAGCGATTCTCGGAATTCAATCTTCCTTCAAACGCACTCCGAAACTCAAAATCGAAAAGAGCACGGACGTATTGAAAGAAAGACTGAAATACACCGTTCCATTGGATTTCCACGTGGTTCTCGAGTTCCTTATGGGAATTTACTGCCTTGGAACCGTGGTTCTTTCGTTTATGCTTGGAAAACCGCAGATCGTCGGATTCTTAGCAATCTACGCACTCGGATTCTTCTACGTGGGATATTTATCTTTGAAAGAAGCTCTCTGGAAACTCGGAGCTTCCAAAGAAGAATCCACGGAAGAACTTCCCGCTCAGGCTTAA
- a CDS encoding oxidoreductase: MKPSAFTLKPGLVHGKFSRKTVLEEPFTLFPEPGALYLKEFPTRVRAGEPLLRQSVGTLLSPVDGIASLIQGEHSTKIRIVQDGSFQLSGETQIDSSLKLEQALERMDEHGLVSLDFEDITLSSLFKIFKSSLIVLSPYTKTQSVDFQKILLEECKELHIQFLEYLKVWFPGANVKDYVLNPVPFRKYEYPVGFPQYFVKKALSEKTFQKENILYLGPETLFHLYRALFKKIPFIERHISIYYVGKNGGLKKEESPIKFRDGQSLSFLLLEKKKEYPNFTFNSFFDGGEYHSSSEEYFLDIYKHHSILFVAGKIREQKELPCTECGECTYNCPLECNPISLVTGQGQFFSNACISCGICTFLCPSGISLRDRIETVKSERKEKSNV, encoded by the coding sequence TTGAAGCCCTCCGCTTTTACTCTCAAACCAGGATTGGTCCACGGAAAATTTTCCCGTAAGACCGTCCTGGAAGAACCCTTCACATTATTTCCCGAACCGGGAGCATTGTATCTAAAAGAATTCCCCACTCGTGTACGCGCGGGCGAACCTCTACTCAGACAATCCGTCGGAACACTTTTATCTCCGGTGGACGGAATCGCGAGTTTGATCCAAGGAGAACATTCGACGAAAATTCGAATCGTTCAGGACGGAAGTTTTCAGTTGTCGGGTGAAACCCAGATCGATTCTTCCCTAAAACTCGAACAAGCCTTGGAAAGAATGGACGAACACGGTCTTGTTTCTTTGGATTTTGAGGACATCACGTTATCCTCTCTTTTTAAGATTTTTAAGTCCTCATTGATCGTTCTTTCTCCGTATACGAAAACGCAGTCGGTCGACTTCCAGAAAATTCTTTTGGAAGAATGCAAAGAATTGCATATTCAGTTTTTAGAATATTTGAAGGTTTGGTTTCCCGGCGCGAACGTGAAAGACTACGTTCTAAATCCGGTTCCGTTCCGAAAATACGAATACCCGGTCGGTTTTCCGCAATACTTCGTCAAAAAGGCGCTTTCCGAAAAAACATTCCAAAAAGAGAATATTCTTTATCTCGGACCGGAAACTCTCTTTCATCTTTACCGCGCTTTGTTCAAAAAGATTCCGTTTATCGAAAGACATATCAGCATCTACTACGTTGGAAAAAACGGCGGACTCAAAAAGGAAGAATCTCCGATCAAGTTCCGTGACGGTCAGAGTTTAAGCTTTCTTCTTCTCGAAAAAAAGAAGGAATATCCGAACTTCACGTTCAATTCCTTTTTCGACGGAGGAGAATATCATTCCTCTTCGGAAGAATATTTTTTGGACATCTACAAACATCATTCTATCCTTTTTGTCGCCGGTAAAATCCGGGAACAAAAGGAACTTCCCTGCACCGAATGCGGAGAATGTACTTATAACTGTCCTCTCGAATGCAATCCGATTTCTCTCGTTACGGGGCAGGGACAATTCTTTTCCAACGCTTGTATCTCTTGCGGGATTTGTACGTTTCTTTGTCCTTCGGGAATCTCCTTAAGAGACAGGATCGAAACTGTAAAATCGGAACGAAAGGAGAAGTCGAATGTCTGA
- a CDS encoding PTS sugar transporter subunit IIA: MNQLLTLLHPETIIFNLEPGTKEEVISKLLQKAVDTHQIDAENKEEILESLLAREKSMSTGIGSGVAIPHCSVNLVDELKCVMGLNPNGIDFDSIDHQPVHIFILLIVPKTKFQEHIKTLAQIAKALNVKEDREKLIRSGSFEEIQKAFSRNV, encoded by the coding sequence ATGAATCAACTGTTGACTCTTCTTCATCCTGAAACTATTATATTCAATTTGGAACCCGGCACCAAAGAGGAAGTGATCTCCAAACTTCTGCAAAAGGCTGTCGACACACATCAGATCGACGCCGAAAACAAGGAAGAAATTTTAGAATCTCTTCTCGCCCGCGAAAAATCGATGTCCACAGGAATCGGAAGCGGGGTCGCGATCCCTCACTGTTCGGTCAATCTCGTAGACGAACTCAAATGTGTGATGGGTTTAAATCCGAACGGAATCGATTTCGATTCGATCGATCATCAACCGGTTCATATCTTCATTCTTCTCATCGTTCCCAAAACAAAATTCCAAGAACATATCAAAACCCTCGCTCAAATCGCAAAGGCTTTAAACGTAAAGGAAGACAGGGAAAAACTCATTCGCTCCGGATCCTTTGAGGAAATCCAAAAAGCTTTTTCTCGGAACGTTTAA
- a CDS encoding ABC transporter permease, producing MQGEVSRFFLFLVALIFFSVLFGHLRSLNREYLYADSSFSKEESFLERKTFSSQIFSFVKGIVTFQSAKTASGESVWKHISSRVLPTLHLAVFSVGWGSVFAIVFALAGSKKEESIFKRFFLFLSNLILSTPVFVVGVVLLLIFFVQLEWLPPGGYEPWNSLYVILPGIALGSRVWARIYQFALSFAEIELKSPYTKVLRARGYSKNRILWNHVLLKILPLLAVLILLDFSSLLSGAMIVEEIFFFPGIGKSMYYAIQTMDSELLSALLFYSGLTFYIFSRFSLRFQENLTGKESLS from the coding sequence GTGCAGGGAGAAGTCTCCAGGTTCTTTCTATTTCTTGTCGCATTAATTTTTTTCTCGGTTCTATTCGGTCATCTTCGTTCTTTAAACAGGGAATATCTCTACGCCGATTCCTCTTTTTCCAAGGAAGAATCTTTTTTAGAACGTAAAACGTTTTCCTCTCAGATTTTTTCCTTTGTCAAAGGTATCGTAACGTTTCAATCCGCAAAGACCGCTTCGGGAGAATCGGTTTGGAAACATATATCTTCCAGAGTTCTTCCCACGTTACATCTCGCGGTTTTTTCGGTGGGTTGGGGAAGTGTTTTCGCGATCGTATTCGCTCTTGCGGGTTCCAAAAAAGAAGAAAGTATTTTCAAAAGATTCTTTTTGTTTCTGAGCAACCTGATTTTATCCACGCCCGTTTTCGTAGTCGGCGTGGTTTTGCTTCTGATCTTTTTCGTTCAACTGGAATGGCTTCCGCCGGGCGGCTACGAACCTTGGAATTCATTGTACGTGATTCTTCCCGGAATCGCGCTCGGTTCTCGGGTTTGGGCGAGAATCTATCAGTTCGCTCTGAGCTTCGCCGAAATCGAATTGAAATCTCCGTATACAAAGGTTCTGCGCGCGAGGGGATATTCTAAGAATAGAATATTATGGAATCATGTTTTACTCAAGATTCTTCCTCTGCTCGCGGTTCTGATCCTTTTAGACTTCAGTTCCCTTCTTTCTGGCGCGATGATCGTGGAGGAGATCTTTTTCTTTCCCGGAATCGGAAAATCGATGTATTACGCGATTCAGACTATGGATTCCGAACTTTTGAGCGCCCTTCTTTTTTACAGCGGTCTTACGTTTTATATCTTCAGCAGGTTTTCTCTTCGTTTTCAGGAAAATCTCACCGGTAAGGAGAGTCTTTCCTGA
- a CDS encoding ABC transporter permease — translation MSLNNSFRILFVGLALAGILWKSPPTEVFLEDSFCSVAWNHPFGCDRLGRDVYGLFSYGTVSTLLFSLPSRILTLAFSSLVCLFQYSLPFTGRWFFTPISSVFVSVPSLLIALLTVYALGQGPSVLVIAILLGDWAFSYETLQSKIRETDGSGFVLSSVFFGASRANVFRNHIFPATLPVLKVLFTTGLPGVVMTLALFSYLGVSAGSDWFGPGLGEQISFARDYAYSAPLALVMPILGIVGLVTALNVKKDD, via the coding sequence ATGTCGCTTAACAATTCGTTCCGAATTCTTTTCGTGGGTCTGGCCTTGGCGGGAATTCTTTGGAAAAGTCCGCCCACCGAGGTTTTTCTCGAGGACAGCTTTTGTTCCGTTGCTTGGAATCATCCGTTCGGTTGCGATCGTTTAGGCCGCGACGTATACGGTCTTTTTTCCTATGGAACCGTTTCCACACTTTTGTTTTCTTTGCCTTCTCGGATTCTTACGCTCGCGTTCAGTTCCTTGGTTTGTCTTTTTCAATATTCTCTTCCGTTTACGGGAAGATGGTTTTTTACTCCGATCTCTTCCGTGTTCGTTTCCGTTCCTTCTTTGTTGATCGCCTTACTTACGGTGTACGCTTTAGGACAAGGACCTTCCGTTTTAGTGATCGCGATTCTTTTGGGAGACTGGGCCTTTTCGTATGAAACGCTTCAGAGTAAAATCCGAGAAACGGACGGAAGCGGTTTTGTTTTGTCCTCCGTTTTTTTCGGAGCTTCGAGAGCGAACGTGTTTCGAAATCATATTTTTCCGGCGACGCTTCCTGTCTTGAAAGTTCTGTTTACTACAGGGTTACCCGGCGTTGTAATGACGCTGGCGCTTTTTAGTTACCTCGGAGTGAGCGCGGGCTCGGATTGGTTCGGTCCCGGACTCGGGGAACAGATTTCCTTTGCGCGGGACTATGCGTATTCCGCTCCGTTGGCTTTGGTGATGCCTATTTTGGGAATCGTAGGTTTGGTCACCGCATTGAACGTGAAAAAAGATGATTAG